One segment of Hippopotamus amphibius kiboko isolate mHipAmp2 chromosome 4, mHipAmp2.hap2, whole genome shotgun sequence DNA contains the following:
- the LOC130851782 gene encoding glia maturation factor beta-like, with product MSESLVVCDVAEDLMEKLRQFRFCKETNNAAIIMKIDKDKRLVVLDEELEGISPDELKDELPERQPRFIVYSYKYQHDDGRVSYPLCFIFSSPVGCKPEQQMMYAGSRNKLVQTAELTKVFEIRNTEDLTEEWLREKLGFFH from the coding sequence ATGAGTGAGTCTTTGGTGGTTTGTGATGTTGCTGAAGATTTAATGGAAAAGCTGAGACAGTTCCGTTTTTGCAAAGAAACGAATAATGCTGCCATTATAATGAAAATTGATAAGGATAAACGCCTGGTGGTGCTGGATGAAGAGCTTGAGGGCATTTCACCAGATGAACTTAAAGATGAACTACCCGAACGACAACCTCGCTTCATTGTATATAGTTATAAGTATCAACATGATGATGGAAGAGTTTCATACcctctgtgctttattttctccAGTCCTGTTGGATGTAAGCCTGAACAACAGATGATGTATGCTGGGAGTAGGAATAAGCTAGTCCAAACGGCTGAACTAACCAAGGtatttgaaataagaaatacTGAAGACCTAACTGAAGAATGGTTACGTGAGAAACTTGGATTTTTCCACTAA